One Lutra lutra chromosome 7, mLutLut1.2, whole genome shotgun sequence DNA window includes the following coding sequences:
- the GSKIP gene encoding GSK3B-interacting protein produces the protein METDCNPMELSSMSGFEEDADLNGFEETDMKDMKLEAEAVVNDVLFAVNNMFVSKNLRCADDVAYINVETRERNRYCLELTEAGLRVVGYAFDQVDGHLRTPYHETVYSLLDTLSPAYREAFGNALLQRLEALKRDG, from the exons ATGGAAACAGACTGTAATCCCATGGAGCTGAGCAGTATGTCCGGGTTTGAAGAAGATGCAGATCTTAATGGTTTTGAAGAAACTGATATGAAAGACATGAAGCTAGAAGCCGAAGCAGTTGTGAATGACGTCCTCTTTGCTGTTAACAACATGTTTGTCTCAAAAAACCTGCGCTGTGCCGATGATGTGGCCTATATCAATGTGGAAACGAGAGAGAGGAACAGATACTGCCTGGAGCTCACCGAAGCAGGGCTAAGG GTGGTGGGTTATGCTTTTGACCAAGTGGATGGTCACTTACGCACTCCTTACCATGAAACCGTCTACTCGCTGCTGGATACTCTCAGCCCTGCCTACCGGGAAGCATTTGGAAACGCACTCCTTCAAAGACTGGAAGCTTTGAAGAGGGATGGATAG